CAGCGAAGAGCCCCGGTACTGGGTGCCGAAGCTCCCCGCCTCGATCTCCTTCACCACCGTTTGTAGACCCCGGCGGATGGAGCGGAAGTTCTTGAGGCGTTCCTCCCACAGGAACCAGGTGCGGTAGGTGGCCCCGGGATCGTCGCGCCAATGCCGGATCAGCGTGTCGAGCGTCTGCATGGGGATGGTGTAGCACACGGGTTTCCGCTGGCCGGGCGGACATGAGAGAGAGGGTCTGGTTTGCGGGGAGATGGGCCGGTTCCCCGAACGGGGGGAGGTGTGAAGGCGTGCTCGGCCAGGACGGGGCGGCTGTCCGCTTCACCCTCGGCTGGCCCTTCTTTCACATGGTCTTGAGGCTTGCATGGCCTTTACACGATTTGAACACACCGCTGCTTAGGCTGACAGGGCGACGAGTTCTTCACAGCGCCGCGCCACCCATGTCGGTCCGCCCTCATGTTCAGGACAAGGAGAGTCCCCATGCCGCAGAACACTGCCCGGATGCTGCAAACGCACCCCAACCCCGCCAGCGTGTTCGACCAGGGAGCGCTGGCCGCGTGCATCGACGCCTGTTTCGAGTGCGAGAACATCTGTACCTCCTGTGCCGATGCCTGCCTGGGCGAGCAGGGCCACCTGATGCACCTCGTCCACTGCATCCGCCTGAACCTCGACTGCGCGGACGTGTGCGGCGCCACCGGGCGGGTGCTCTCGCGGCTCACCCAGCCCGACCAGAACGTCCTGCGGGCCCAACTTCAGGCCTGCCTCGCGGCCTGCCAGGCGTGCGGGCAGGAGTGCGAGATGCACGCCCGCGACATGAACATGCAGCACTGCGCGGTGTGTGCCGAGTCGTGCCGCCGCTGTGAGCAGGCCTGCCAGCAGCTCCTGGGGAGCATGAGCGCATGAAGGGGCTGATCCTGACCCTGGCCCTGATGGCCCTGCCCGTGAGCGCCGCCCAGGCGGGCGGCAGCCAGGGGGGTACGGCGGCCAGCATGTCCACCACCATGATCATCCAGATGCAGTCGGACATGCGCGCCCGGATGCAGCCCATGATGGACGACCTGCGCCGCTTATCCGGCACGGCCTTCGACCGGGCCTTTTTCTCCATGATGATTCCGCACCACCAGAGCGCCATCGAGATGAGCCGCGCCGCGCTGCCGAGGTTGCGTGATCCCCTGGTGCGCGCCTGGGCGCAGAGCATCATCGACGATCAGCAGAAGGAGATCGCCGAGATGCAGGCCGAGTTGCAGCGCCTGGGGGGCGTGGACACCGCCCGGCAGAACCGGATGCGTCAGGCCATGTCCGCCATGGGGCAGATGATGACCCAGATGATGTCCCGGTCGCAAAGCCCCGACCATGCGTTCCTGGAGATGATGACGCCCCACCACGGCTCAGCCAACGAGATGGCCAATATCGCCCTGCAAAACGGTCAGACCGACCACGTGCTGAGCATCGCCCAGCGCATCATGATGGCGCAGGCCGACGAGATGCACGACTTCAAGGACTGGCTGCGCACCCACCAGTAAGAAGAGGTCCCAGGGGGCACCGGCCGCTCGTGGGCCGGTGCCCCTTCGTGTGACGCGCTGCCGCGCTGCCGTCAGGAGGTCCGCCCGACGCTCCCCCTGGAGGACGCCCGGCCCCGGCGTGAGAAGGGGCCGGGCGTGCGGGAGGCCGAGTTCGCCGAAGCTGGGCGCCGCCCGGCCGTGGTGGAGGAGCGGCCCTTCCAGCAGCCCCGAATCCGCCTTAACACAAAGGCAACACAAGGTCCGTACCGTATCCGGGTGACCTTTGCACGCCTCCTCTGGCCCGCCCTGCTGCTCGCCCCGGTGGCGGGCGCCGCCCCCTACGCGCAGCAGACCAGCTTCGGCACCCCGTCCCCGCTGATCCAGGCCGCGCAGGCCCGGACCAGCGTGAAGGCCACCTGGGAGGCGCTGCCCCAGCCCCGCGGCGGCCAGCTCGAGGGCGGCGTGGTGGAGGTGGCGCCATTCAACGAACTCGTCCCCAGTTGGAACGTGACGGGGCCGGGAGAGAGTCCGCTGACGCTGGAGGTGCGCGTGCGGCGGCGCGACGGCCGCTGGACGCCGTACTTCGGGTTCGGGACCTGGCGCGCGGCGGGACCCCGGGCCAGCCTGCCCGTGACCCGCACGGCGGACGGCACGGTGAACACCGACACCCTGACCCTCCCCTACCGGGCCACGGCCTTTCAGTATCGCGTGACGCCAGGGGCGGGGCTTCAGGTGCGCCTGCTGTCGTTCAACACGTCCGACAACGCCCTGCGCCTGCGGGACCAGGGCCGGGGCGGGCAGGCGAACGCCTGGAACAGGGTTCTGGCGGTCCCCGGGCTCTCCCAGATGATCTACCCGGGCGGGGGGGAGGTCTGGTGCAGCCCCACCAGCGTCTCCATGATCCTGGGCTTCTGGAACCGCCCCGTGCGGGTGCCGGACGCCGCTAAGGCCACCTTCGACACCCGCTACGACGGCTTCGGGAACTGGCCCTTCAACACCGCGTATGCCGCAACCCAGGGCCTGCAGGCCTTTGTAACGCGCCTGGGCAGCCTGCGTGACGCCGAGGCGTACCTGGGGCAGGGGCTGCCGCTCGCGGTGAGTGTGCGCTTCAAATCGGGCGAGCTGCCGGGAGCGCCGCTGTCCTGGTCGAACGGGCACCTGATGGTGCTGACCGGCTTCGACGCGCGGGGCAACCCGGTGGTGAACGACCCGGCGGCGAGGAGCGACGCGGGGGTGAAGCGCACCTACCCGCGCGCCGTCTTCGAGCGGTTGTGGCTTAGCCACGCGGGCGGCATGGCGTACGTGATGGCTCCCCAGCCCTGAAGGGAACCCCGGTGACGGGCGGCGCGTCGTACAGTGGGAGTGACGTGCCGCCTGCGGTGGACGTCCACGGGAGAGAAGCGGGCATGACGACACAAAGGACACGACCGTCCCTGCGCCGCCTGCTGGCCGGTACCCTCCTGGGCGTGACCCTGGTGACGGGGGCCGTGGGCTGGCGGGCGTGGCGACAGGGAACGGACGAGGCAGGCCGCCTGGGCGGTGATTTTCACGCCCTGCAGGTCCTTCCGGGCGGACGGCTGCTGTACGGCCAGCACGCCGGGGTCTCGGTCAGCACCGACGGCGGCCGCACCTGGGGCCGTCCCGACGGTGCCGGGGACGCTCTGTCGCTCGCCTCCTCTCCCCGGTCCCCAGTCCTGATCCTGGCCGGGCATGGCGTGCTGAAGACCAGCCGGGACGGCGGGGCCACCTGGCAACCGGCGACCTTCGGGAACCTGGCGAGCCGGGACCTTCAGGGCTTCGCCGTCGCGCCCGACGCGCCCAACGTGTGGTACGCGAATATCGCCGGGCTCGGCCTGTACCGGACCCGCGAAGGCCGCAACTGGGAGGTGATGTCGCCGGACACCGCGTATGCCACGGCGCTGGCCGCGGGACCCGGCTCGCCGCCGCGGCTGTACGCCCTCGTCCCGGGCGAGGGCCTGATCGCCTCGGACGATGGGGCCACCTGGCAACGGATTGGGAACGCGCCCCCCGCCGCCCCATCCGGCCTGACTGTTCACCCGGTCAGCGGGCACGTGTACCTGGCGGGGACCGCTGGCCTCTGGCGCTCCGGGGACCAGGGGGCGACCTGGACACGCTTGGGCTTCCGGGAGGCGGCGCGGCTGGTGGCCGCCGACCCGCGGGACGAGGCGAGGCTGTACGCGGTCGGGGCGGGCGGCGCGGTGTACCGCTCGCTGGACGGGGGCCGGACATGGGCGCCGGCGGGGCGGGGAGCCTGAGCGCGCCTCTGCGGCGCAAGGGAAGCTCGCCCAGAACCCGGCACACGAGCGGCGGGCCACTTGGAGGTGGCCCGCCGCTTGGGTGAAGTCTCAGGTGTACTTGAGGGCTTCCATCAGTTCTTCGACGATTTCGACACTGTCACCCCGCGTGGAGGCGGTGGCGACGTGCGCTTCGAGGTGGCCGCGCAGCACGACCTCGCCCGCCCCGGACAGGGCGCCCTGCACGGCCTTGATCTGCCGCAGCACGTCCACGCAGTACGCATCCTCCTTTTCCAGCATGGCGACGATGCTGTCGAGGTGGCCCCGGGCAATCTTGAGCCGCCGGGCGGCGCGTTTGCGCGCGTCCTCAGGCATGCACAGGTGGCCCGGGGACGGACTGCCCGGGTGGCAGGTGGCGGGGTCGGTGCTCGCGGTGGTCACGTTAGCCGCGCACCTGGGCGCCGTAGCCCTCTTCGGCCACCGCCGCGATCAGGGCCTGGGGGTCGGCCTCGCCCTGCACGGTGGCCGTCCCGCCCTGGAGATCGACGCGGACGTCCTGCACGCCGGGGACGCCCTTAAGGGCGTTCGTCACGGCCTTCTCGCAGTGCCCGCAGCTCATACCGGTCACGGTCAGTTGGGTCGTCATGCCCGCATCCTATACCCTACCGGGGGGGGTGTCAAGGAGGAGCGCCGGACTGGGTGACGCAGGCGGCGGACTGTACCTCTCACAGCCCTTGTCGAATCCTCCCTGTCGTCGTATGCTCTTCGTGTACCCCCCTAGGGGGGATAGGAGGAAGGCATGAGCAAAACCATCGAGCTGGGTGTGCAGGGGATGACCTGCGCCAGTTGCGTGGGGCGGGTCGAGCGGGGGCTGGGCAAGGTCGAGGGGGTGCAGCGTGCCAGCGTGAACCTCGCCACCGAGCGGGCCACCGTCACCTACGACCCGGAGCAGACGGGGCCGCAGGCCTTGATCGCCCGGGTCAAGGACGTGGGCTACGAGCCGGTCGTGGGCGAAATCGAGCTGGGCGTGCAGGGGATGACCTGCGCGAGTTGCGTGAGCCGGGTGGAGCGGGCCCTGAAGAAGGTGGACGGGGTGCTGGACGCCAGCGTCAACCTCGCCACCGAGCGGGCCACCGTGCGGTATCTGCCGTCGAGCGTGAGCGCGGGGCAACTCAAGGCGGCGGTGAAGGGCGCCGGGTACGAGGTGCTGGAGGCTCAGGCCGGTCGGGACCGGACCGACCTTGAACGTGAAGCGCGCGAGCAAGAGATTCATGGGTTGCGCCGCGCGGTGACGTTCAGCGCCGTCTTCGCCCTTCCCCTCGCCCTCCTGGCGATGGTCCCGATGCTCGTGCCCGCCGTGAACGACTGGCTGATGAGCACCTTCGGGCACGGGGTCATGACCACCCTGAACTGGGTCATGCTGGCCCTCGCCGTGCCTGTGCAGTTCGGCCCCGGGATGCGCTTCTACCGCCTGGGCTGGAAAGCTCTGCGGAACAGGTCGCCGGACATGAATTCCCTGGTCATGATCGGCACCTCGGCCGCGTTCTTCTACTCGCTGGTCGTCACGCTCGCGCCGCAGGTCTTTCCCGAAGGCACCGCGCACGTGTACTACGAGGCCGCCGCCGTCGTGATCACCCTGATCCTGCTGGGCAAGTATTTCGAGGCCATCGCCAAGGGGAGAAGCAGTGAGGCGATGAAGAAGCTGCTGAGTCTTCAGGCGAAGACGGCGCGGGTGGTTCGGGGCGGCCAGGAACTCGAACTGCCCACGGACGAGGTGCTGATCGGCGACCTGATCTCCGTTCGCCCCGGCGAGAAGGTGCCGGTGGACGGTGAGGTCACCCTGGGCAACTCCTTCGTGGACGAGAGCATGATCACCGGCGAACCGATTCCCGTCGCCAAGCAGGCGGGCGCGGCGGTCGTCGGCGGCACCATCAACCAGAACGGCGCCTTTCAGTTCAGGGCGACCAAAATCGGGGCGGACACGGCGCTCGCGCAGATCATCAAGCTGGTGGAGAGCGCCCAGGGCAGCAAGCCCCCGATCCAGGGCCTCGCGGACCGGGTCGTCTCGGTGTTCGTCCCGATCGTCATCGGCATCGCCGCCCTGACCTTCCTGATCTGGATGGTGGTGGGCGGGAGCACCGCCCTCTCGTTCGCCCTGGTCACGACGGTCGCGGTGCTGATCATCGCCTGCCCCTGCGCGATGGGCCTGGCGACGCCGACGAGCATCATGGTCGGCACGGGCAAGGCGGCTGAGCTGGGCGTCCTCTTCCGCAACGGCGCGGCACTCGAAGGCTTGCAGGGCGCGAACGTGGTGGCGGTGGACAAGACCGGCACCCTGACCAAGGGCAAGCCGGACCTGACGGACCTGGTGACGGCCCCTGGATTCGACCGGACGGAAGTGCTGAAGCTGGTCGCGGCGGCCGAGGAGCAGAGCGAACACCCCATCGCCCGCGCCATCGTGGATGCGGCGAAAAGAGAGGGCATGGCCATCCTTCCCCTGGAGGGCTTCGAGGCGGTGCCCGGGTATGGGTTGGAAGCGCGCGTGGAAGGCCGCCTGGTGCAGGTGGGTGCCGACCGTTACATGCAGCGGCTGGGCCTGAGCGTGGACAACTTTGCAGCTCAGGCCGAGCGACTCGGGGACGAGGGTAAGAGCCCCTTGTACGCGGCCATCGATGGTCAGCTCGCGGCGGTCATCGCGGTGGCCGACCCCATCAAGGAGGGCAGCCCGGAGGCCGTGAAGGCCCTTCACCGCCAGGGCCTGAGGGTCGCCATGATTACCGGCGACAACGCCCGCACCGCGAACGCCATCGCCCGTCAGCTCGGCATCGACGAGGTCCTGGCCGAAGTGCTGCCGGGCGGGAAGAGCGACGCTGTGAAGGAACTGCAAGGGAAGGGCCAGAAGGTGGCCTTTGTCGGGGACGGCATCAATGACGCACCCGCGCTCGCCCAAGCGGACGTGGGGCTCGCCATCGGCACGGGCACCGACGTGGCCGTCGAGACCGCCGACGTGATCCTGATGAGTGGGGACCTGCGCGGGGTCCCGAACGCCTACGCCCTCAGCCGCGCCACCCTACGGAACATCAAGCTCAACCTGTTCTGGGCTTTCGCGTACAACATCGTGCTGATCCCGGTCGCGGCGGGCGTCCTGTACCCGGCCTTCGGCTGGCTCCTCAGCCCGGTGTTGGCGGCGGCGGCGATGGGCTTTTCCAGCGTCTTCGTGCTCAGCAACGCCCTGCGCCTGCGCAGCTTCCGGCCTCCCGTCCGTCCCGATCCCGTTCCCACCCGTGCAGGTACCGCCACCCCGGCGCGCGCCTGACCTCCCGGAGCCGCACCCGCGGGTGCGGCCCCCTCCGCCTTGAAAGGAGTGCCGTTCCATGGCGAAGCTGAACGTGGCTGACCTGATCCGCGACCTCCGGACGAACGCCGGACCGGACCTCTGCCGCGCGGGGTTCCTCGAACGCTCGCGGAGGCGCGCCGCCTACCCGGGCGAGCAGGGCCTCCCGCTCCTGGGCGTCGGCAGTTCCTGTGGCAAGCCCGCCTTCGCCCTGCCCTACCTGCTGACCTGGACGGACGAGAACACCCGGGCCCTCGAAGCCCTCGCCCGGCGCTACCGCAGCCACGTTACGTACGGCCACCTCGCCCACCTGCGGCACACCGCCACCGGGAAGGAACTCGCGGCCATCCAGGACTGGACCCCCTTCGGGGTGGTGTACCTGCGCGCCGAGTACGATCATGCCGCCGAGCTGCTGCGCGACCTCGTCGACACCCTCAACCCTCAAGACGCCCCCAGCGGGCAGGAAAGGACCACCCCATGACCAAACTCTCCATCGGCCCCTGGATCGCCGCCCAGAAACTTCCCAGCCCGGGGCTCGCCCGCGACCGCGCCGCCTTCCTTGAGCGCGTGAAGGTGCGCGCCGAGTCGCCGAGCGTCGCCGGGTTCCCCCTGCTGGGCACCGGCGGTTCCTGCGGCAAGCCCGCCTTCGCCCTGCCGTACCGGGTGACCTGGGACGAGGAGAACACCCTCGCGCTCGAGGAGGTGGCGCGCGAGTTCGGCTGCTTCGTGGAGTACGGCGTGTACCCGCACCTCAAGCTCGAAGACGGCGGGCAGGAGGTCGCGGCGGTGCAGGACTGGAGCACCTTCGGCACCGTGTACCTGCGGCCCGGCTACGAGCGGGCCGAGGAACTGCTCGTGCGCCTCGCCGAAGTGCTCGCGCCCCAAAGCGTGGTGGCCTGAGGCGCGGACTTCCACTTACGGGCGGCCCTTTCCCCCGAAGGGCCGCCTGTTTGGCCGTGGAGGTCGGGCTCGGTGCTCACCCCACGGACAGGTACGCGCGCAGCACCCGGCGCGCCTTGAACGTCACGTCGCCCGCGGTGGCCTCGCTCGTCGAGGCCAGGTGAAAGAGAGCGTGCGTGACCTCGACGCACACGGCGGCGACCTCAAGTTGCCGGCCGGCCGGTGTGGAGCACGGGCTGTCAGCAGCGCGAGCACGCGCCGCGCGAACTCGAGTGAAGGTGCGCGAGCACCCGAAACAACCCGCGGTGTTGGTGGTCCTCACCGCCAGCGCCTTGAAAAAGGCGTCACTTCATTCCTCGGTGGAGCGGCCCTCGCCCGCGGCGAGACGCGGGCCCCGTGGCCTGCCCCCGCGTCCCTGGGGCTGCGGCTGTCCCTCCTGACCCTGTTCACCACCTTCGCCAACCCGCTCACCGAGGCGGGGGAGCTGATGGGTGACCTCGGGACGGCCCTTGGTGTGGCGGGCGTGCTGGTGCAGGCCGCCCTGCTGGCCGGCGTGGTGCTGTTCGTCGCTCGGCGCTGATGCTGCTCGTCCACGCCAACTACACCCTGCTCCCCGCGCTGATCGTGACCGGCCTGCTCACGGACGGGGGGTACGCCTGGCTGCGCCCCTCGGCGGGGCGGGCGCACGCCGTTCAGGCCTTCGCCGCCCTGGTTCCGGCCACCCTGTTCGTGCTCGTGCTGACCACCCTCGCCCTTACCGGCGTCCTAGACTGGAGCGTGACGCTGGTGGCGGGTGCCGTCACGCTCGCGGCCCTCACCGGATGGCTGCTCGGCCTCGCCTTCCTTCCGTTCGCGCAGACCCCATGACCGAACTCACCGTCGGCCCTGGACTCGCCTCACGGAATCTCGTGACCGCCTCGCCTTCCTGGGCCGTTCCCTGGGGCTGCGGGACCCGCAGCCCGTCACCGGATTCCGGCAGGTCGGCCTAGGGGACCGTGGCGGGAAACCCTGCTTCGTCCCCTCCGTGCTGATCCGGACGGGTGACGCTGCCCGGCGCCTGGAGGACATCGCCGCCGAGCTCGGGTGCTCTCCCGAGGACGGCGTGTACCGGCCCTTGAAGCTCCGCGAGAACGACCAGGAGGTGGCGGCCGTGCGGGTCCCGGGCGGGCCATTCCCGTCGCGGAAACGGCCCGCTGGCTTTCCAACCGGACAGTTCCTCAGCGCCGTTGGGGCCGAGGGTCCGCCCGGTGCCCGCCGTTGGGCTAGCGGGCGGCAAGGTTTTTGTCAGCCCGCACCGGTATGCTGCTGCGAGTCCATGATGGCTGCTCCTGTTCCGCACCGGCCCGGGGAGGCCCGCGCCCTGTCTGGCGGCTGGGGGCACGGGCTGACCCCTGGAGGTCATCCTGGCCTGCCCGGGGGCGGAAACACCCGATCTTTCCCCCGGAGTCAGGGCGGCCGTCCCGCGGCCTCTGGCCGGGCTGGGTGCTGGAGCAGGGTCCCGGGACGGGGGCCCGCGCGCTGCCCGACCTGCTCCGCGCCCCGGCCCCGGTGCCCCGTCAGCCCGCCTGAATTCGCCGAACACCGAAGCTGCCAGAGGTGAACTGTGCGCCCCAAGGATGTCACGCCGAGACCTGCCGCCTGGACAACCCGGGCCGCCCTCTTCTCCCTGCTCTCCTGTGGGCTGCCCGGGGCCTGGGCAGCGCCGTCCAGTTCCTCGCCGCCCGTCCCTGTGGCCCGGGCGGCCCCCACCCCGCAGGACGTGACGCCCGGCACGGCCAGGGGCGCCGGCGTGACGTTCGGCCAGCCCCGCGCCAGCAGCGACAGCGGCAAGACCCGCGTGGTGTTCGACCTCGGCCGGGGCGTGACGTACGGCCTCACCCCCACCGCCGGGGGACTGCGCGTCGACGTGGTCGGGGCGCGGGTGCTGCCCCAGACACGCGTGGGTCTGGGCCCCGGCGTCACGGGGTACCGGGCGTCCGGGCAACAGGTGCTGCTGGTCACGCCGTTCCCGCTCTCGCTTTCCGACGGGTGGCGGGCCAGCGAGGCGACGCTGGCGGGTGGGGGGCGTGTCCTGCTCCTGGACTTCGGGCCGACCCTGGTGGGGGGCGCGGGGGCGGGGCTCCGGGCGCGGGTCCGCCCCGCCCCTCCATCTGGGGGTCTCCCGCCGGGCACTCCCCAGAACGACCGGGTCACGTTAGCCGCCTCCTCCCGTCCGTCCAGCCCGGCGACGGCCCCAATACCCCTTCCGGCGGGCCTGCCGCCCAGCGACGTGGTGTCCGCCACCTCGCAGGTCACTCCGCCCGCCCCGCCTCCCCCCCTGCCCGGGCAGGAGGGCGGCCAGCCGAGCGCCCTCACGGGTCAGGCCCGGGGAGCGCGCCGGGTGGGCGCCGCGCTCGCCCCGCCCCGGCTGGGCCAAAACCCCGGCCTCACCCGCGTGGTGCTGGACCTGCCGCCGGGCACCCGCTACCGCCTGGTGCCCGGCAGGGTGGGCCTGCGCGTGGAGTTGACCGGGGTGAGCGCGCCCGCCCTCTCCGCGCAGAACGTGACGCCCGAGGTGCGGGCCTGGCGCTACGAGCCGGCCGGGGAGGGCGTGAGCGTGACGCTGGCCACCGCCGCGCCCCTGACCGAGCGCGGCGGCTGGCGGGCCCAGCTCGTGCCGCCACTGGACGGCTCGGACCACTCCCGGCTCGCCATCGACCTCTCCCCGGCTCTGGCGGACCTCACGCCGCTGCCCGCCCGGGAGCGGGTGCTGGCCGCCGTCCCCGCCACGCCCGTGTCCCCGGGGACGGCGATCCTGGCCCTGAGCACGAGCCTGGCCAAGCCGCGCGTCGTGATCGATCCCGGGCACGGCGGCCGCGACCCCGGGGGCGTCGGCGCGGTCGTCGAGAAGGAGGTGGCCCTGGACGTGGCCCGGCGGGTGCGTGACCTGCTGCGCGCGGCCGGGGTGGAGGTGGTGCTGACCCGCGAGACGGACCGCGAACTCGCGCCCGACAAGGCCGCCGACCTGAACAGGCGCGCGGCGCTGGGCACGCCCGGCACCCAGCTCTTCCTAAGCATCCACGTGAACGCCCTGCCCACGGCGAGCGCGCTGCGGGGCTACGGGGTGGAGACCTGGTGGAACCGCAACCACCCGCTGTCGGGGCGCCTCGCGGCCCTGATCCAGCAGAACGTCACCGGGGTGACCGGCGCGTTCTCGCGGGGCCTGAAGAATGACCGTTCGCTGGCGGTGCTGCGGGGGAGCCGCATTCCTGCGGCGCTGATCGAGATCGGGTACACGAGTCACCCGGTCGACGGCCTGAACCTCCGGGACGGCCACTACCTCGACCGCATGGCGGTGGGCATCGCGCGGGGCATCCGGGAGGCCCTCGTGACCGGAATCACCGCGGGCGGAGCGGTGGGCGGCGCCGGGAAGTGAGGGGCGGGCACCCCCCGGGCTGGGCGCTGTGGCGTGACGAGGTGTTGGTGGGGCCCGGCACGTGCCCCGGGCGCCCGCTGCTCGTCATCCAGTCCCCCGGTTCCCGGCAGCCGTCCCCTCCGCGCCGTGTGGGACGCGAGGAGAGGCGCGGACGGTCGGAGGGGTGGCCGGGAGCCCGTGAGGCGGCCCTCCGCCGGGAGGCTGGCCTTCCGGCCCCCGCGTCGCCACTTCAGGGAGGGGCCGCATGTCTCAATTCCGGCAAATCTGTTGCGGCGCAACAGATTTGCCCGACCGAAGGGAGAAGGAAAGAAAGCGTTCCGGTGGTGGAGTGGACGAACCGGTGCTCTCCCGGTTCGGTAACGGATTAACCGGAACGCTTATCGGCGTCCGGCCCGGCACGCTCACCTTTCAGGGGGAGGCCTTCTGTTCTCCTCTGCTGAACCCAACACCATGACGAACTGGAACACCTACAAAACAGAGCTGGCGCGGTTCTCGCCGCTGGAGTTGTTGCGGGGAGGCGCCGCCGCGCAGCTCCACCCCCGGAACGCTGGCCGGCTCCTGCGCCTGAGCGCCTTCACGCAAGCCGCCCTGTCCTTGCCGTCATCGGAGGATGGGCGCGTCCCTTCCCGGGAGGAGTTCCTCGGGCTGATCCAGACGGCGGGCGCCGTTTCGGGGTTCTCCCTCATGGAAGACCCCTCCGATAACGCCCCCACCGAGCACCTCGTCGTGCCGGCCGGGGACTTCGTGGTGTTTCCCGGCATCGAGGAGGAGGCCGTGCACAGCCTGGAGTTGCTGCTCACGGGCGCCTTGGAACTGCTCCGGCGGGGAGGCGGAACGCCGGAACTTCACCGCGCGGTCCGTTCCTGCCTGGCCCTCCTCACCCTGAGTGACGAGGTGTACCGCCGCGGCGCCGAGCACCTGACGGCGGGCGCCCATGAACACGGGGTGTATCTGCCCGACGACGAGGGCTTTCAGCGCCTCAAGGACGCCGTGACCTATACGGAGCTCGACCTCACCGGGGTGCTCACCGACCGCGGCCTCGACGTGGGTGACCTCGCGCCGTTCATCGTGGCCCAGGGCAGCGGCCCGGTCGGGGAACCCGGGCTGGACGGGGGTCTCCTCGCCCACCAGCCCCTGGTCGCCAGTGGGGACGCGTACGTCTTCTTTCCGGTCGGGCAGGTGTTGCGCGCGGCGCGTCACCTCCTGCTGACCCCCAACACCTTCACGGCGGCCCTTGAGGCCGTGTATTACGACCTCGCCTGGCGGGGCGTGCAGGTCTCGTTGCGGCGCATGGGCATCGTTCAGCCGCTGGTGGCGTTCGCGGGCGTCCATACTCCGCTCGTCCGCACCCGGGCCTTCG
This is a stretch of genomic DNA from Deinococcus aerius. It encodes these proteins:
- a CDS encoding heavy metal translocating P-type ATPase; amino-acid sequence: MSKTIELGVQGMTCASCVGRVERGLGKVEGVQRASVNLATERATVTYDPEQTGPQALIARVKDVGYEPVVGEIELGVQGMTCASCVSRVERALKKVDGVLDASVNLATERATVRYLPSSVSAGQLKAAVKGAGYEVLEAQAGRDRTDLEREAREQEIHGLRRAVTFSAVFALPLALLAMVPMLVPAVNDWLMSTFGHGVMTTLNWVMLALAVPVQFGPGMRFYRLGWKALRNRSPDMNSLVMIGTSAAFFYSLVVTLAPQVFPEGTAHVYYEAAAVVITLILLGKYFEAIAKGRSSEAMKKLLSLQAKTARVVRGGQELELPTDEVLIGDLISVRPGEKVPVDGEVTLGNSFVDESMITGEPIPVAKQAGAAVVGGTINQNGAFQFRATKIGADTALAQIIKLVESAQGSKPPIQGLADRVVSVFVPIVIGIAALTFLIWMVVGGSTALSFALVTTVAVLIIACPCAMGLATPTSIMVGTGKAAELGVLFRNGAALEGLQGANVVAVDKTGTLTKGKPDLTDLVTAPGFDRTEVLKLVAAAEEQSEHPIARAIVDAAKREGMAILPLEGFEAVPGYGLEARVEGRLVQVGADRYMQRLGLSVDNFAAQAERLGDEGKSPLYAAIDGQLAAVIAVADPIKEGSPEAVKALHRQGLRVAMITGDNARTANAIARQLGIDEVLAEVLPGGKSDAVKELQGKGQKVAFVGDGINDAPALAQADVGLAIGTGTDVAVETADVILMSGDLRGVPNAYALSRATLRNIKLNLFWAFAYNIVLIPVAAGVLYPAFGWLLSPVLAAAAMGFSSVFVLSNALRLRSFRPPVRPDPVPTRAGTATPARA
- a CDS encoding four-helix bundle copper-binding protein; the encoded protein is MPQNTARMLQTHPNPASVFDQGALAACIDACFECENICTSCADACLGEQGHLMHLVHCIRLNLDCADVCGATGRVLSRLTQPDQNVLRAQLQACLAACQACGQECEMHARDMNMQHCAVCAESCRRCEQACQQLLGSMSA
- a CDS encoding CopZ family metallochaperone, with the translated sequence MTTQLTVTGMSCGHCEKAVTNALKGVPGVQDVRVDLQGGTATVQGEADPQALIAAVAEEGYGAQVRG
- a CDS encoding DUF305 domain-containing protein, producing the protein MKGLILTLALMALPVSAAQAGGSQGGTAASMSTTMIIQMQSDMRARMQPMMDDLRRLSGTAFDRAFFSMMIPHHQSAIEMSRAALPRLRDPLVRAWAQSIIDDQQKEIAEMQAELQRLGGVDTARQNRMRQAMSAMGQMMTQMMSRSQSPDHAFLEMMTPHHGSANEMANIALQNGQTDHVLSIAQRIMMAQADEMHDFKDWLRTHQ
- a CDS encoding N-acetylmuramoyl-L-alanine amidase family protein; the encoded protein is MRPKDVTPRPAAWTTRAALFSLLSCGLPGAWAAPSSSSPPVPVARAAPTPQDVTPGTARGAGVTFGQPRASSDSGKTRVVFDLGRGVTYGLTPTAGGLRVDVVGARVLPQTRVGLGPGVTGYRASGQQVLLVTPFPLSLSDGWRASEATLAGGGRVLLLDFGPTLVGGAGAGLRARVRPAPPSGGLPPGTPQNDRVTLAASSRPSSPATAPIPLPAGLPPSDVVSATSQVTPPAPPPPLPGQEGGQPSALTGQARGARRVGAALAPPRLGQNPGLTRVVLDLPPGTRYRLVPGRVGLRVELTGVSAPALSAQNVTPEVRAWRYEPAGEGVSVTLATAAPLTERGGWRAQLVPPLDGSDHSRLAIDLSPALADLTPLPARERVLAAVPATPVSPGTAILALSTSLAKPRVVIDPGHGGRDPGGVGAVVEKEVALDVARRVRDLLRAAGVEVVLTRETDRELAPDKAADLNRRAALGTPGTQLFLSIHVNALPTASALRGYGVETWWNRNHPLSGRLAALIQQNVTGVTGAFSRGLKNDRSLAVLRGSRIPAALIEIGYTSHPVDGLNLRDGHYLDRMAVGIARGIREALVTGITAGGAVGGAGK
- a CDS encoding peptidase C39 family protein, whose amino-acid sequence is MTFARLLWPALLLAPVAGAAPYAQQTSFGTPSPLIQAAQARTSVKATWEALPQPRGGQLEGGVVEVAPFNELVPSWNVTGPGESPLTLEVRVRRRDGRWTPYFGFGTWRAAGPRASLPVTRTADGTVNTDTLTLPYRATAFQYRVTPGAGLQVRLLSFNTSDNALRLRDQGRGGQANAWNRVLAVPGLSQMIYPGGGEVWCSPTSVSMILGFWNRPVRVPDAAKATFDTRYDGFGNWPFNTAYAATQGLQAFVTRLGSLRDAEAYLGQGLPLAVSVRFKSGELPGAPLSWSNGHLMVLTGFDARGNPVVNDPAARSDAGVKRTYPRAVFERLWLSHAGGMAYVMAPQP
- a CDS encoding metal-sensitive transcriptional regulator, producing the protein MPEDARKRAARRLKIARGHLDSIVAMLEKEDAYCVDVLRQIKAVQGALSGAGEVVLRGHLEAHVATASTRGDSVEIVEELMEALKYT
- a CDS encoding WD40/YVTN/BNR-like repeat-containing protein, producing the protein MTTQRTRPSLRRLLAGTLLGVTLVTGAVGWRAWRQGTDEAGRLGGDFHALQVLPGGRLLYGQHAGVSVSTDGGRTWGRPDGAGDALSLASSPRSPVLILAGHGVLKTSRDGGATWQPATFGNLASRDLQGFAVAPDAPNVWYANIAGLGLYRTREGRNWEVMSPDTAYATALAAGPGSPPRLYALVPGEGLIASDDGATWQRIGNAPPAAPSGLTVHPVSGHVYLAGTAGLWRSGDQGATWTRLGFREAARLVAADPRDEARLYAVGAGGAVYRSLDGGRTWAPAGRGA